The Esox lucius isolate fEsoLuc1 chromosome 5, fEsoLuc1.pri, whole genome shotgun sequence genome includes a region encoding these proteins:
- the ppp1cab gene encoding protein phosphatase 1, catalytic subunit, alpha isozyme b isoform X2, with protein MKGSRPGKNVQLTENEIRGLCLKSREIFLSQPILLELEAPLKICGDVHGQYYDLLRLFEYGGFPPESNYLFLGDYVDRGKQSLETICLLLAYKVKYPENFFLLRGNHECASINRIYGFYDECKRRYNIKLWKTFTDCFNCLPVAAIVDEKIFCCHGGLSPDLQSMEQVRRVMRPTDVPDQGLLCDLLWADPDKDVLGWGENDRGVSFTFGADVVTKFLHKHDMDLICRAHQVVEDGYEFFAKRQLVTLFSAPNYCGEFDNAGAMMSVDETLMCSFQILKPADKKLFYGGGGGMGSGRPVTPPRKAKK; from the exons TGAAGGGCTCCCGACCTGGCAAAAATGTGCAGCTGACCGAGAATGAGATTCGGGGCCTCTGCCTCAAGTCCCGGGAAATCTTCCTCAGTCAGCCAATCCTGCTGGAGCTCGAGGCACCACTTAAGATTTGTG GCGATGTCCACGGCCAGTACTACGACCTGCTGAGGCTCTTTGAGTATGGAGGCTTCCCCCCAGAGAGCAACTACCTGTTCCTGGGGGACTATGTGGACCGGGGGAAGCAGTCGCTGGAGACCATCTGCCTGCTGCTGGCCTACAAGGTCAAGTACCCGGAGAACTTCTTCCTGCTGCGGGGCAACCACGAGTGTGCCTCCATCAACAGAATATACGGCTTCTACGATGAGT GTAAGAGGCGGTACAACATCAAACTTTGGAAGACCTTTACCGACTGCTTCAACTGCCTGCCGGTGGCAGCCATCGTTGACGAGAAGATCTTCTGTTGCCATGGAG gacTGTCCCCTGACCTCCAGTCTATGGAGCAAGTGAGGCGGGTGATGCGGCCCACGGATGTGCCTGACCAGGGCTTGCTGTGTGATCTGCTGTGGGCAGACCCGGACAAAGATGtgctggggtggggggagaaTGACCGCGGCGTCTCCTTCACCTTCGGTGCTGATGTGGTCACCAAGTTCCTTCACAAGCATGACATGGACCTCATCTGCAGGGCCCATCAG GTGGTTGAGGACGGATACGAGTTCTTTGCCAAGAGGCAGCTGGTTACGCTGTTCTCTGCCCCCAACTACTGTGGCGAGTTTGACAACGCGGGAGCCATGATGAGTGTTGATGAGACCCTCATGTGCTCCTTCCAG ATCCTCAAGCCTGCAGACAAGAAGCTGTTCTACGGTGGTGGTGGCGGCATGGGGTCGGGACGCCCAGTCACTCCCCCCAGGAAAGCCAAGAAATGA
- the ppp1cab gene encoding protein phosphatase 1, catalytic subunit, alpha isozyme b isoform X1 yields the protein MAEADKLNIDSIIQRLLEVKGSRPGKNVQLTENEIRGLCLKSREIFLSQPILLELEAPLKICGDVHGQYYDLLRLFEYGGFPPESNYLFLGDYVDRGKQSLETICLLLAYKVKYPENFFLLRGNHECASINRIYGFYDECKRRYNIKLWKTFTDCFNCLPVAAIVDEKIFCCHGGLSPDLQSMEQVRRVMRPTDVPDQGLLCDLLWADPDKDVLGWGENDRGVSFTFGADVVTKFLHKHDMDLICRAHQVVEDGYEFFAKRQLVTLFSAPNYCGEFDNAGAMMSVDETLMCSFQILKPADKKLFYGGGGGMGSGRPVTPPRKAKK from the exons TGAAGGGCTCCCGACCTGGCAAAAATGTGCAGCTGACCGAGAATGAGATTCGGGGCCTCTGCCTCAAGTCCCGGGAAATCTTCCTCAGTCAGCCAATCCTGCTGGAGCTCGAGGCACCACTTAAGATTTGTG GCGATGTCCACGGCCAGTACTACGACCTGCTGAGGCTCTTTGAGTATGGAGGCTTCCCCCCAGAGAGCAACTACCTGTTCCTGGGGGACTATGTGGACCGGGGGAAGCAGTCGCTGGAGACCATCTGCCTGCTGCTGGCCTACAAGGTCAAGTACCCGGAGAACTTCTTCCTGCTGCGGGGCAACCACGAGTGTGCCTCCATCAACAGAATATACGGCTTCTACGATGAGT GTAAGAGGCGGTACAACATCAAACTTTGGAAGACCTTTACCGACTGCTTCAACTGCCTGCCGGTGGCAGCCATCGTTGACGAGAAGATCTTCTGTTGCCATGGAG gacTGTCCCCTGACCTCCAGTCTATGGAGCAAGTGAGGCGGGTGATGCGGCCCACGGATGTGCCTGACCAGGGCTTGCTGTGTGATCTGCTGTGGGCAGACCCGGACAAAGATGtgctggggtggggggagaaTGACCGCGGCGTCTCCTTCACCTTCGGTGCTGATGTGGTCACCAAGTTCCTTCACAAGCATGACATGGACCTCATCTGCAGGGCCCATCAG GTGGTTGAGGACGGATACGAGTTCTTTGCCAAGAGGCAGCTGGTTACGCTGTTCTCTGCCCCCAACTACTGTGGCGAGTTTGACAACGCGGGAGCCATGATGAGTGTTGATGAGACCCTCATGTGCTCCTTCCAG ATCCTCAAGCCTGCAGACAAGAAGCTGTTCTACGGTGGTGGTGGCGGCATGGGGTCGGGACGCCCAGTCACTCCCCCCAGGAAAGCCAAGAAATGA